One segment of Brassica napus cultivar Da-Ae chromosome C3, Da-Ae, whole genome shotgun sequence DNA contains the following:
- the LOC106421951 gene encoding polyadenylate-binding protein-interacting protein 10, protein MAVAENAGVKVDSSGQNLDNNNTASSATETNPSCPDDQSPKSDSSLDSSSDPPDSDDRTNETVQKGQTANGVKSEIKNLSDAFSKLNPMAKEFVPPSLARSQSGVSRNGLGFTNSFAAQPLVADGSGQFARRRRSFGQGRRRVNKRTSLAQKEDVIKRTVYVSDIDHQVTEENLAGVFVNCGQVVDCRVCGDPNSVLRFAFVEFTNEEGARAALSMSGTVLGFYPLKVLPSKTAIAPVNPTFLPRSEGEREMCLRTVYCTNIDKRISQVELKGFFEMICGEVFRLRLGDYHNHTRIAFVEFAMADSAITALHCSGMVLGALPIRVSPSKTPVRPHIHRP, encoded by the exons ATGGCCGTCGCTGAGAATGCTGGTGTGAAAGTGGACTCTTCTGGTCAGAATTTAGACAACAACAACACTGCTTCTTCAGCTACCGAGACCAATCCCTCATGTCCTGATGATCAGAGCCCTAAATCCGATTCCTCTCTTGACTCCTCATCGGATCCTCCAGACTCCGACGATCGGACCAATGAGACTGTCCAAAAGGGTCAGACCGCAAATGGTGTAAAGAGTGAGATCAAGAACCTGTCTGATGCGTTCTCGAAGCTGAATCCGATGGCTAAGGAGTTTGTTCCTCCTTCGCTGGCTCGAAGTCAATCTGGGGTTTCGAGAAATGGGTTAGGGTTTACTAACAGTTTCGCAGCGCAGCCTCTTGTTGCAGATGGAAGTGGTCAATTCGCCAGAAGg AGAAGGAGCTTTGGGCAAGGGAGGAGAAGAGTGAACAAAAGAACCAGCTTGGCTCAGAAGGAAGATGTAATCAAGAGAACTGTTTATGTCTCTGATATCGATCATCAg GTTACCGAGGAGAACCTAGCAGGTGTCTTTGTTAATTGTGGACAG GTTGTTGATTGTCGTGTGTGCGGTGATCCAAACTCCGTCCTCCGTTTTGCTTTCGTTGAGTTCACCAATGAAG AGGGAGCTAGAGCTGCTTTGAGCATGTCAGGAACAGTGCTTGGTTTTTACCCTCTTAAGGTGCTTCCTTCCAAGACCGCTATCGCCCCTGTTAATCCGACTTTCCTTCCCCGG TCTGAGGGTGAGCGTGAGATGTGCTTGAGGACTGTCTACTGTACCAACATTGACAAGCGG ATTAGTCAAGTTGAGTTGAAAGGCTTCTTTGAAATGATTTGCGGAGAG gTTTTTCGTCTGAGGCTTGGAGACTATCACAACCATACCCGCATtgcttttgttgagtttgccaTG GCGGATAGTGCAATCACTGCACTTCACTGCAGTGGTATGGTCTTGGGCGCACTCCCAATAAG GGTAAGCCCATCAAAGACACCAGTGAGGCCGCACATTCACCGCCCATGA
- the LOC106421950 gene encoding CDPK-related kinase 6 has product MGHCYSRSISTVEDNDGDIPAGAAQLPNHTDNHHRTSIPNSPAASSSSEVNPYTISPFQSPLPAGVAPSPARTPGRKFKWPFPPPSPAKPIMAALRRRRGTAPQPRDGPIPEESEEVHDHGRGGGSGERLDKNFGFSKNFEGKYELGKEVGRGHFGHTCWAKAKKGKIKGQTVAVKIIAKAKMTSALSIEDVRREVKLLKALSGHRHMVKFYDVFEDADNVFVVMEICEGGELLDRILARGGRYPEADAKRILVQILSATAFFHLQGVVHRDLKPENFLFTSKNEDAVLKVIDFGLSDFSRFDQRLNDVVGSAYYVAPEVLHRNYSTEADIWSIGVISYILLCGSRPFYGRTESAIFRCVLRANPNFDDLPWPSISPIAKEFVKRLLNKDHRKRMTAAQALAHPWLRDENPGLLLDFSIYKLVKSYIRASPFRRAALKSLSKAIPEEELVFLKAQFMLLEPEDGALYLRNFTTALTRYATDAMIESRLPDILNLMQPLAHRKLDFEEFCAAAVSVYQLEALEEWEQIATIAFDDFEREGSRAISVQELAEEMSLGPNAHPLLKDWIRSSDGKLSFLGYAKFLHGVTVRSSSSRPIR; this is encoded by the exons ATGGGTCACTGTTACAGCCGGAGCATTTCCACCGTCGAAGATAACGACGGAGATATTCCCGCCGGAGCCGCCCAGCTTCCGAATCATACTGATAACCACCACCGGACTTCAATTCCCAATTCTCCGGCTGCATCCTCCTCTTCCGAAGTCAACCCTTACACCATCAGCCCATTTCAAAGCCCGTTGCCGGCGGGAGTAGCTCCGTCACCGGCGAGAACTCCGGGAAGAAAGTTCAAATGGCCGTTCCCGCCTCCTTCGCCTGCGAAACCGATCATGGCGGCTCTGAGACGGAGAAGAGGTACGGCTCCGCAGCCTCGAGACGGTCCGATCCCTGAGGAGAGTGAAGAAGTACATGATCACGGAAGAGGCGGCGGAAGCGGAGAGAGGTTAGATAAGAACTTCGGATTCTCGAAGAACTTCGAAGGGAAGTATGAGCTGGGGAAAGAGGTTGGTCGAGGGCATTTTGGTCATACTTGTTGGGCTAAAGCCAAGAAAGGCAAGATCAAAGGACAAACCGTAGCTGTCAAGATCATTGCTAAAGCGAAG ATGACATCAGCTCTATCCATTGAAGATGTTCGTCGAGAGGTGAAGCTGCTGAAAGCTCTGTCTGGGCATAGGCATATGGTTAAGTTCTACGATGTGTTTGAGGATGCGGACAATGTCTTTGTTGTTATGGA GATATGTGAAGGTGGAGAGCTATTGGATAGAATTTTGGCGAG AGGTGGTCGGTATCCAGAGGCAGATGCTAAGCGTATCCTTGTTCAGATTCTATCTGCAACTGCTTTTTTCCATCTTCAAGGTGTGGTGCACCGTGACCTGAAGCCAGAG AATTTTCTCTTTACCAGCAAAAACGAGGATGCAGTACTCAAGGTCATAGACTTTGGCTTATCTGATTTCTCCAGATTCG ATCAGCGTCTCAACGATGTGGTAGGAAGTGCATACTATGTTGCACCTGAAGTACTCCACAGAAATTACAGCACTGAAGCAGATATATGGAGCATCGGTGTCATATCGTACATATTACTCTGTGGGAGTAGACCTTTTTACGGACGAACCGAGTCTGCTATTTTCCGCTGTGTGCTTAGAGCGAACCCTAACTTTGATGACTTGCCGTGGCCTTCTATATCTCCTATTGCTAAAGAATTTGTGAAAAGGCTTCTGAATAAAGACCATAGGAAAAGAATGACGGCTGCTCAAGCTTTAG CTCATCCATGGCTTCGAGATGAAAACCCTGGTTTGCTTCTTGATTTTTCGATATACAAATTGGTGAAGTCTTATATCCGTGCTTCACCTTTCAGAAGAGCAGCACTTAAG TCTCTATCCAAAGCTATACCAGAAGAAGAACTCGTGTTCCTTAAAGCACAGTTCATGCTCCTGGAACCAGAAGATGGAGCCTTGTATCTTCGCAATTTCACTACG GCTTTGACAAGATATGCTACGGATGCTATGATCGAATCTAGGCTTCCTGACATTTTGAACTTG ATGCAACCCTTAGCACATAGGAAACTTGATTTTGAAGAGTTTTGTGCGGCTGCGGTTAGCGTTTATCAACTAGAGGCTCTTGAAGAATGGGAACAGATCGCAACTATAGCGTTTGACGACTTCGAACGTGAAGGAAGCCGAGCCATCTCTGTCCAAGAACTCGCTGAG GAGATGAGTTTGGGACCAAATGCGCATCCTCTGCTCAAGGATTGGATCCGGAGTTCTGATGGAAAGCTGAGTTTCTTGGGATATGCAAAATTCTTGCACGGTGTGACTGTTCGAAGCTCGAGCTCGAGACCTATTAGGTGA
- the LOC106421859 gene encoding uncharacterized protein LOC106421859: protein MEGNQRQARAIGTYDQPNIHGSRLGIRTPTVENNNFEIKSSLINMIENNKYHGLALEDPLDHLDQFDKYCGLSKTNSVSEDAFKLRLFPFSLRDKAHTWEKNLPSDSITIWNECKTTFFNKFFSSSRTAKLRNEISGFQQRNLEGFSEAWEMFRSYWSQCPHHSFTKESLLSTFYRGILPKFRSQLDTDSNGFFLGRTEEDAEKLVENMSHRSNIGSGGDDQNTRKELKALQDKLDKILSDRAKQEKMNSVGEQKQEEIAVVNEVDGLEGQEELCFVNANGTWYKKEPNFQYHNNYQQKPFYNNQQGGYQSTQGQTGSSTSAPQESSTNTMLKQILESQNNTAKNIGDELKILQTKIDGNYNDLSDKFLQLSSHFKALKNQFASMPSTSKRPMGSLPGKSEQHPKEYCNAILSTTSEMELSDHRKEVNELERPMYGTEVVATAEAQIVEKVGQRVEAKIVTRAELKAEKPIIENVVKKLKEVKLEETHEVEQSPYDKLPFPQRLLTKAQKKVISKFRKDMGDVAVNLPQITNMHDAHVQMMLIKDILAHKEEVGELLNISTMQLDPPVTPKSLPKLETQGKFTLSCSLEMVKSLEIENMEPNTSLLMLGDSSSTTPIGLIKDFPLKIGACTIPIDLTVLKMATGKRVPLILGTPFLTTVGACIDFANKKVTLLNVNKAVSYPIKSAMMNVEYCGTITCGEPSTEKIKDEMVEEVGRATEATHHKKKMIKEPYPAPIEKSSHILTLYPMKIKDGVIEYKIKCKGESKPFSSARAIITPQLQDDQLKLQELLSQVLIITLEGGKDPPSPFST, encoded by the exons ATGGAGGGGAATCAGCGCCAAGCTAGAGCTATTGGCACCTATGATCAACCCAATATACATGGTAGTAGGCTGGGTATCAGGACACCAactgtggagaacaacaactttgagatcaaatccaGCTTGATCAACATGATAGAGAACAACAAATATCATGGTCTTGCTTTGGAGGATCCACTTGATCACCTGGATCAATTTGATAAGTATTGTGGCCTGTCAAAAACAAATAGTGTCTCTGAAGATGCCTTCAAGCTGAGATTGTTTCCATTCTCTTTGAGAGACAAAGCTCACACATGGGAGAAGAACCTTCCAAGTGACTCTATCACCATTTGGAATGAATGCAAGACAACCTTCTtcaacaagttcttctctaGCTCAAGGACTGCCAAGCTTAGGAATGAGATCTCTGGGTTTCAACAGAGGAATCTTGAAGGTTTTAGTGAAGCATGGGAAATGTTCAGAAGCTACTGGTCTCAATGCCCACATCATAGTTTTACCAAGGAGAGTCTGCTCAGTACCTTCTATAGAGGAATTTTACCTAAGTTCAGAAGCCAGCTGGATACTgatagcaatgggttcttcttggggagaactgaagAAGATGCTGAGAAACTTGTAGAGAACATGTCTCATAGAAGCAACATAGGGAGTGGAGGAGATGATCAGAACACAAGGAAAGAATTGAAGGCTCTACAAGACAAGTTGGATAAGATTCTCTCAGATAGAGCTAAACAAGAGAAGATGAACTCTGTTGGTGAGCAGAAACAAGAGGAGATTGCTGTGGTTAATGAAGTTGATGGTCTAGAAGGTCAAGAAGAGTTGTGCTTTGTGAATGCTAATGGGACATGGTACAAGAAGGAGCCTAACTTTCAGTACCACAACAACTACCAGCAAAAGcccttctacaacaaccaacaaGGTGGTTACCAGTCTACACAAGGCCAAACTGGGTCTTCCACTTCTGCCCCTCAAGAGAGTAGCACCAATACTATGTTGaagcaaatcttggagtctcagaatAACACTGCAAAGAACATTGGAGATGAATTGAAGATTCTCCAgaccaagattgatgggaactACAATGACCTCAGCGACAAGTTCCTACAACTCTCCTCTCACTTCAAGGCTTTGAAGAATCAGTTTGCCTCTATGCCTTCAACCTCCAAGCGCCCAATGGGATCTCTACCAGGGAAATCAGAGCAACACCCTAAAGAGTATTGCAATGCTATCCTCTCTACTACTTCTGAGATGGAGTTGAGTGATCATAGGAAAGAAGTAAATGAGCTTGAAAGACCCATGTATGGAACAGAAGTTGTTGCCACGGCTGAAGCACAGATTGTGGAGAAGGTTGGACAGAGGGTTGAAGCAAAGATTGTGACGAGAGCTGAGCTCAAAGCTGAGAAACCAATTATTGAGAATGTTgtcaagaagttgaaggaggTTAAGCTGGAAGAGACCCATGAGGTTGAGCAGTCACCCTATGATAAGCTTCCATTTCCACAAAGGCTTCTCACAAAGGCTCAAAAGAAGGTGATCTCCAAGTTTAGAAAAGACATGGGTGATGTAGCAGTCAACCTTCCACAGATAACGAATATGCATGATGCTCATGTCCAAATGATGCTCATCAAGGACATTCTAGCTCACAAAGAAGAAGTAGGAGAGCTTCTAAACATCTCTACTATGCAGCTTGATCCACCAGTCACACCAAAGTCCCTTCCCAAACTAGAAACCCAAGGGAAgttcaccttgtcttgctcccttg agatggtgaagagtcttGAGATTGAAAACATGGAGCCAAACACATCCTTACTAATGTTGGGGGACTCCTCTTCTACAACTCCAattggtctcatcaaggacTTTCCTTTGAAGATTGGAGCTTGCACCATTCCTATTGACCTCACTGTTTTGAAGATGGCAACTGGGAAGAGAGTCCCATTGATCCTTGGAACACCATTTCTAACAACAGTAGGAGCTTGCATTGACtttgccaacaagaaggtcacactcctcAATGTGAACAAAGCTGTCTCCTACCCAATCAAGTCTGCAATGATGAATGTTGAGTATTGTGGAACTATCACTTGTGGAGAACCTTCCACTGAAAAGATCAAGGATGAAATGGTT GAGGAGGTGGGTAGAGCCACAGAGGCTACTCAtcacaagaagaagatgatcaaaGAACCTTATCCCGCTCCTATTGAGAAATCTTCACACATTCTAACTCTTTATCCAATGAAGATCAAAGATGGAGTGATTGAGTACAAGATCAAGTGCAAGGGAGAGTCTAAACCATTCTCAAGTGCAAGGGCCATCATAACTCCTCAGCTCCAAGATGATCAACTCAAGCTTCAAGAGCTCCTCTCTCAGGTCCTCATCATCACTCTTGAAGGTGGGAAGGATCCTCCTTCTCCATTCTCCACTTGA
- the LOC106421860 gene encoding uncharacterized protein LOC106421860, translating to MDRVSRWTNRVDQGCVLCNSSLESRDHLFFDCSYSSEVWEYLTKGILKRSYSPKWIEVKKIVSNNTVAVEKGFCLRYAMQSAIHALWRERNKSRHGEPHTQVQVFKKIVEKSIRNKLSLNRKNGPKKFKGTLSF from the coding sequence ATGGACAGAGTGTCGCGATGGACAAATAGGGTGGATCAAGGGTGTGTTCTCTGCAACTCCTCCCTGGAGTCACGAGATCATCTGTTCTTTGATTGCTCATACTCCTCTGAAGTGTGGGAGTACCTCACCAAAGGAATTCTAAAACGATCCTACTCTCCTAAGTGGATTGAAGTCAAGAAGATTGTCTCGAACAATACTGTGGCAGTGGAGAAAGGTTTTTGTCTTAGATATGCTATGCAAAGCGCCATCCATGCGTTGTGGAGGGAGAGAAATAAAAGTAGACATGGAGAGCCTCATACTCAGGTCCAAGTGTTTAAGAAGATTGTCGAGAAGAGTATAAGAAACAAGCTTAGCTTGAACAGAAAAAATGGACCCAAGAAGTTTAAAGGAACTCTTTCTTTTTGA
- the LOC106421861 gene encoding uncharacterized protein Mb2253c-like, with the protein MEKLALAVVTATRKLRPYFQSHSIIVMTSQPLRTILHSPSQSGRLAKWTIKLNEYDIEYKPRTSSKAQVLADFVIELVPKEDSSSSNTEKWRLHVDGASSKQGSGIRIQLESPTREMIEHSFRLEFSASNNEAKYESLIAGLRLARSVGAREISAFSDSQLVTSQFHGEYKGKNERMEAYLSVLQEIAQQFDKFELTNIPRGDNTSADALAALASTSNPAVKRIIPVEGIDKPSINLPCKGIDLQENSPPRIDAITKRSRTRRESQGLDNENSDEPDNQSAPNTSCVGTRRTAITAAIPEEAVHETSNEAHEAFKKELEAILD; encoded by the coding sequence ATGGAGAAACTCGCACTAGCGGTAGTAACTGCCACCAGAAAACTGAGACCCTACTTCCAGTCTCATTCAATCATAGTAATGACGTCGCAACCCCTTCGGACAATACTTCACAGTCCGAGCCAATCCGGCAGGCTCGCAAAATGGACAATCAAGCTCAACGAATATGACATAGAATACAAACCACGAACGAGCTCGAAAGCACAAGTACTAGCAgatttcgtcatcgaactcGTCCCAAAAGAGGATAGCTCGAGCTCGAATACTGAAAAATGGAGATTACATGTCGACGGGGCATCATCGAAACAAGGATCCGGAATCAGAATACAGCTCGAATCCCCAACGAGAGAAATGATCGAACATTCATTTCGCCTAGAGTTCAGCGCGTCGAACAACGAAGCCAAATATGAATCCCTGATCGCGGGGTTACGGCTCGCAAGAAGCGTCGGTGCCCGAGAAATCAGTGCCTTCAGCGACTCGCAATTAGTCACAAGCCAATTCCACGGAGAATACAAAGGAAAAAACGAAAGAATGGAAGCATACCTTTCAGTCCTGCAAGAAATCGCTCAACAGTTCGACAAGTTCGAACTAACAAATATCCCAAGGGGAGATAATACGTCAGCGGATGCGCTGGCCGCGCTGGCTTCAACTTCCAATCCGGCGGTAAAAAGAATAATACCAGTTGAAGGAATAGATAAACCAAGCATAAATCTCCCATGTAAGGGAATCGACCTTCAGGAAAATAGCCCCCCGCGCATTGATGCAATCACTAAGCGAAGTAGGACACGAAGAGAAAGCCAGGGTCTCGACAACGAAAACAGCGACGAGCCCGACAACCAATCGGCCCCAAACACATCGTGCGTCGGGACCAGAAGAACAGCGATCACCGCAGCTATCCCTGAAGAGGCCGTCCATGAAACCAGCAACGAGGCACACGAAGCCTTCAAGAAGGAGCTAGAAGCCATACTAGATTGA
- the LOC106421862 gene encoding uncharacterized protein LOC106421862 produces the protein MGCHARRLDLTCRPFQDHVVEIESSWPDGDVYLGAVPVPETFRGRVLHGDSTGTAWGRYDVEIKLPEDDETPENVRPGYCGAYASHFEVGGLSFPLPRFLLEVLEEIKMAFTQMAPNFFRYFLGCWVRAQEEGLEFGLGELRWRGIIEGIPNKDDRWREKFFIFKINLASVGDFDFERIPREWSDDIEPFGSAPMSPELRGLMETLRRGNTRWLSYTPDRIRAACALPPGANRATHVALVAPVWPKRGRGTKRKKEKEGLLDRPDESYEAGSLERAQKIQRGRVLRPRSQAQSPGLLARPVSVAIPSGGAREAPDTSASSAGDRALNDEIDSSSHRSRRRVLEEINSVTSDCRARDFLRCYVLLVEALRGEVPILENPDSLAAIWCKVRAEGCEIPSLEHMRERDVYVRMAVANAKAMEASNDYAALMEGRLANFPSKEEIAGDLLTIQQLRGELDAAREAERQREVEIEELKKKLAAAEAEKVVVQSDLDSMKEKYRREIEGVRGVLAVVKGKLEKKKKETAAEILLQETRACIEALTEYSEGGFELEAELERLKDLEVSLDVDYDLASVSDPSLGRLDLPEISGDSVNQD, from the exons ATGGGGTGCCACGCGCGTCGTCTTGATTTGACTTGTCGGCCATTTCAGGATCATGTGGTAGAGATCGAAAGTTCGTGGCCG GACGGGGACGTCTATTTAGGTGCCGTACCGGTACCGGAAACATTTCGGGGACGGGTACTTCACGGGGACAGCACTGGTACGGCTTGGGGACG CTACGACGTGGAAATCAAACTCCCCGAGGACGATGAGACTCCGGAGAATGTGAGACCGGGGTACTGCGGAGCTTACGCGTCTCATTTCGAGGTCGGCGGCTTATCGTTTCCTCTTCCTCGTTTCCTTCTCGAGGTGCTGGAGGAGATCAAGATGGCGTTTACCCAGATGGCGCCTAACTTCTTCCGGTATTTCTTGGGTTGCTGGGTCCGAGCTCAGGAGGAAGGTCTCGAATTTGGTCTCGGGGAGTTGAG GTGGCGTGGTATCATCGAAGGCATTCCTAATAAGGATGATCGATGGAGGGAGAAGTTCTTCATTTTTAAGATAAACCTGGCGTCGGTCGGAGACTTTGATTTCGAGAGGATCCCTCGGGAATGGTCCGACGATATTG AGCCTTTTGGATCTGCGCCTATGTCTCCCGAGCTTCGTGGGTTAATGGAGACTTTGCGTCGAGGTAACACTCGATGGCTCTCCTATACTCCTGACCGAATTCGAGCCGCCTGCGCTCTCCCACCGGGTGCGAATCGTGCTACTCATGTCGCCTTGGTGGCCCCTGTTTGGCCCAAGAGAGGTCGAGGCACCAAAA ggaagaaggagaaagaggGGTTACTCGATCGTCCTGACGAATCTTATGAGGCCGGGTCATTAGAGCGAGCTCAGAAAATCCAGCGGGGGCGGGTCCTTAGACCGAGGTCGCAGGCTCAGTCTCCTGGTCTTCTTGCTAGGCCAGTGTCGGTCGCTATTCCATCTGGTGGAGCTCGTGAGGCACCAGATACTTCGGCGAGCTCTGCTGGTGATCGAGCTCTTAACGACGAGATCGATTCGTCGTCTCATCGATCTCGACGTCGGGTCTTGGAGGAGATTAACTCTGTGACTTCGGATTGTCGAGCCCGAGACTTTCTCCGCTGTTACGTGCTTCTGGTGGAGGCACTTCGCGG CGAGGTCCCTATCCTTGAGAACCCCGACTCCCTTGCAGCGATTTGGTGTAAGGTCAGAGCAGAAGGATGCGAGATCCCTTCTTTGGAGCACATGCGAGAGCGCGACGTTTATGTTCGGATGGCGGTCGCAAATGCCAAG GCTATGGAGGCGAGCAACGATTATGCCGCTTTAATGGAGGGACGATTGGCAAATTTTCCTAGTAAGGAAGAGATCGCGGGTGACCTTCTCACGATTCAACAGCTTCGGGGTGAGTTGGATGCTGCTCGGGAAGCGGAGAGACAGCGCGAAGTGGAGATTGAGGAATTGAAGAAGAAGTTGGCGGCTGCTGAGGCAGAAAAGGTCGTTGTTCAGAGCGACCTTGACTCCATGAAGGAGAAGTATAGGCGAGAGATCGAAG GAGTACGAGGGGTTTTGGCTGTGGTCAAGGGTaagttggagaagaagaagaaagaaacggCCGCGGAGATTCTTTTGCAAGAGACGCGAGCTTGTATCGAGGCTTTGACCGAGTATAGTGAGGGCGGCTTCGAGCTCGAGGCGGAGTTGGAGCGTCTTAAAGACCTGGAGGTTTCGCTCGACGTCGATTACGACCTTGCTTCAGTGTCAGACCCTTCTCTTGGTCGTCTCGATCTCCCCGAGATCTCCGGAGACTCGGTCAACCAGGATTGA